A window from Carassius gibelio isolate Cgi1373 ecotype wild population from Czech Republic chromosome B3, carGib1.2-hapl.c, whole genome shotgun sequence encodes these proteins:
- the prr36b gene encoding mucin-5AC isoform X6 has translation MKPDGVDTAAMEPMEALNAGPAVEVMPVGEAQDQAVPATQTEGEPQQKEATNKPEKDKPVDPKAKTKVTAKTKTTTTGTKASTTTSRPTTGQSRLTNGAQKSQANGVTKKTTTAGLEKKASTTAATKKTVSSTSAPQTKVAEKKPVGMARPASAPANGVKTTGAAQPIKKATAAPVNGLKSKPKATAPAPRPATASTTKTSTTGSPKPDKPPVAKTARSAGSAPAARSSPAAPKPGTPTTASKTSTATSRPTTATPKTPSSTAKPSPAKTTAPSAGRTPTPKTTTPVKKDVSKQPSIPAAKKPTSSPLARPAPTKTTKSDTPKSASTVKAESVPKKPTTPSKVADVKTSKPKESKAIPSKEVSASPKTTGSKLSTKTSSPKKSVGSSTPMALKGGPKASQPVDATATEGEKKDVVPAVVAATTVAAAVVSVVTSEAAPEDSATAFVPAATEEAPEELLTQVNPAASEVKFEAPFTTPIHASSEDPKEDSNKMAKHVPAPTTIEEPEDKVTPVISDVTEETPEDSVTPVRPEEIPEDTTMSAILQEETVSHVISSEETSEEVTTPFIPPTSYEAREETVSPVIPSEESPEDVTTPVISHTSYEAREETVSPVIPSEETPEEVTTPVISHTSYEAREETISPVIPSEDTPEDVTTPVIPPTSYEAREETVSPVIPYEEVTTPAIPPTSYEAREETLSPGIPSEETPEDLTTSVIPPTSYEAREETVSPVISAAFEETPEVVTAAVIPPTSYEAAEESISPVISPATEEIPEETTASYIPPTSYEAPVENTSPVISPAFEEEPEDTVTPVVSPTSDEVKLVYPQDVPQRMDTYRDDNAMSQLEADVDYVSLEEPVPAVSPLGTTVLSPPSSPTRPPSMPVEHPRSTPFLSMQGPIEPWAETSSLCPSSVTIENEEQDEARQQDEESEQDNENNQDDIQMPSAAENLIKDFDLMGSTGGDHIKNAAPVSPLQVREEAVEKAEEEINEDDEEEEEEEEEEEEEEVKDIGIKQSGPQTEKEIDLKKGVADFASSDWGMLHSDEEYSSNKHDSEVTSPFNAEDSCIAKETGDFIMTEADRDQPFTGPPGIQSFGSEDEEEDEEDEHLKEDMDLELEHDDEHHKQQKDINVENEDVDMVHRGMDESALGVSRNDKVEDEDDNDYREESHLDLNSMGHTAQATSMPLTAAWSNSNPFSDSWAQPSSVQSESNLSASRVQDLDTLTKFPGDPDPTTTFLAEPDITPKSPTEDFLDMSPSLIQASEPQLDLQEETGSSVPVESGILAPPAIGMSQSSTLSGTALAAHSSSETSTPEELRDYDSSSGVESRSDKQQTPVPAMPTDIEQDLGIHLERGDGEEEEAETLPADEVLGDAATAPASVPSSPSTSGDEASDIEGEMQITDPDVAVDDNATDPDNLAALEEDEEAPERIGEEDGGTPQSANSVASYGFDCSASISNAHSMAESCGKSPGIFSLENEEQLPEEAKDPSFIKELTLPAATAYSDDLLGCPVDLLPISEPTENDAGFDEHYMMCSKTDPGAIEEMDPESPMHLSPQHGDDSDGQPPYYSAICDKTDNFLAGNV, from the exons ATGAAACCGGATGGTGTTGACACGGCAGCAATGGAGCCAATGGAAGCATTAAATGCAGGTCCTGCGGTCGAGGTGATGCCGGTGGGCGAAGCTCAGGACCAGGCTGTGCCTGCGACGCAAACAGAAGGTGAACCGCAGCAAAAAGAGGCAACCAACAAGCCCGAAAAGGACAAGCCTGTGGATCCCAAAGCTAAGACGAAGGTTACTGCCAAAACAAAGACAACCACCACTGGAACCAAGGCATCTACAACCACCTCTCGTCCCACCACTGGCCAAAGCCGCCTGACAAATGGGGCACAGAAGTCGCAAGCTAATGGCGTCACAAAAAAGACCACCACAGCAGGCCTGGAGAAGAAAGCCTCAACCACGGCTGCCACTAAAAAAACAGTTAGCTCTACTTCTGCACCCCAAACCAAGGTGGCTGAGAAAAAGCCGGTGGGGATGGCGAGACCTGCCAGTGCTCCAGCCAATGGTGTGAAAACAACAGGGGCCGCACAGCCCATAAAGAAAGCCACTGCTGCACCAGTCAATGGTCTGAAGTCTAAACCAAAAGCTACAG CTCCAGCTCCAAGACCTGCCACTGCGTCCACCACCAAGACCAGCACCACTGGCTCTCCCAAACCTGATAAGCCACCTGTCGCCAAGACTGCCAG GTCGGCTGGCTCTGCTCCTGCTGCCCGTTCTTCCCCTGCTGCCCCTAAGCCTGGGACACCGACAACCGCCAGCAAGACATCTACAGCCACATCCAGGCCCACTACTGCAACACCCAAGACACCATCTTCTACCGCTAAACCTTCTCCTGCTAAAACCACAGCACCCTCTGCTGGCCGCACTCCCACTCCTAAGACCACAACACCTGTCAAGAAAG ATGTCAGTAAGCAGCCATCTATTCCAGCGGCCAAGAAGCCCACTTCTTCTCCACTTGCCAGGCCAGCACCAACCAAGACCACCAAGTCTGACACCCCTAAGTCAGCCTCCACTGTCAAGGCAGAATCAGTCCCAAAAAAACCCACCACCCCTAGCAAGGTGGCAGACGTTAAGACTAGTAAACCCAAGGAGAGCAAAGCAATACCTTCCAAGGAGGTTAGCGCAAGCCCCAAGACCACAGGCAGCAAGCTCAGCACTAAGACAAGCAGCCCAAAGAAGTCAGTTGGCAGTAGCACACCAATGGCATTGAAGGGTGGACCAAAAGCTTCCCAGCCTGTGGATGCAACAGCCACAGAGGGTGAGAAAAAGGATGTGGTACCGGCTGTGGTTGCAGCCACTACTGTAGCTGCTGCTGTTGTTTCTGTGGTGACCTCTGAGGCAGCACCTGAAGACTCAGCTACAGCTTTTGTTCCTGCTGCGACTGAAGAAGCACCTGAGGAATTATTAACCCAGGTCAATCCTGCTGCCTCTGAGGTGAAATTTGAAGCCCCATTTACAACTCCAATTCATGCTTCCTCTGAGGACCCTAAAGAGGATTCTAACAAAATGGCCAAACATGTCCCTGCCCCTACCACTATTGAAGAACCTGAAGACAAAGTTACACCTGTCATTTCCGATGTCACTGAGGAAACACCAGAAGACTCTGTTACACCTGTCCGTCCTGAAGAAATACCTGAAGACACAACTATGTCTGCCATTCTACAAGAGGAAACTGTTTCCCATGTAATTTCTTCTGAAGAAACATCTGAAGAAGTAACTACAC CTTTCATCCCTCCTAC CTCTTATGAGGCACGAGAAGAAACTGTTTCACCTGTCATTCCTTCTGAAGAATCACCTGAAGATGTAACTACACCTGTCATTTCTCATACCTCTTATGAGGCACGAGAAGAAACTGTTTCGCCTGTCATTCCTTCTGAAGAAACACCTGAAGAAGTAACTACACCTGTCATTTCTCATACCTCTTATGAGGCACGAGAAGAAACTATTTCACCCGTCATTCCTTCTGAAGACACACCTGAAGATGTAACTACACCCGTTATCCCTCCTACCTCTTATGAGGCACGAGAAGAAACTGTTTCACCCGTCATTCCTTATGAAGAAGTAACTACACCTGCCATTCCTCCTACCTCTTATGAGGCACGAGAAGAAACTCTGTCACCTGGCATTCCTTCTGAAGAAACACCTGAAGACTTAACTACATCTGTCATTCCTCCTACCTCTTATGAGGCACGAGAAGAAACGGTTTCACCTGTAATTTCTGCTGCTTTTGAAGAAACACCTGAAGTTGTAACTGCAGCCGTCATTCCCCCTACCTCTTACGAGGCAGCTGAAGAATCAATTTCACCTGTCATTTCTCCTGCCACTGAAGAAATACCTGAAGAAACAACTGCATCATATATTCCCCCAACTTCTTATGAGGCACCTGTAGAAAACACTTCACCAGTAATTTCTCCAGCCTTTGAAGAGGAACCTGAAGACACTGTTACACCTGTTGTTTCTCCTACTTCTGATGAGGTGAAACTTGTCTATCCCCAGGACGTCCCCCAGAGGATGGACACTTATAGAGATGATAATGCCATGTCTCAGCTGGAGGCTGATGTAGACTATGTCAGTCTGGAGGAGCCAGTGCCTGCTGTTTCTCCCCTGGGAACCACAGTATTGTCCCCACCATCCTCTCCCACCAGACCACCATCCATGCCAGTCGAGCACCCAAGATCAACTCCCTTCCTGAGCATGCAGGGTCCAATTGAACCATGGGCAGAGACCTCTTCACTGTGCCCCAGTTCTGTGACCATAGAGAATGAGGAGCAGGATGAAGCAAGACAGCAAGATGAAGAAAGTGAGCAGGATAATGAAAACAATCAGGATGACATACAGATGCCCTCTGCAGCTGAGAATTTGATCAAAGACTTTGATCTGATGGGCTCCACTGGTGGGGATCACATCAAAAATGCAGCTCCTGTCTCTCCCTTACAAGTACGAGAGGAGGCGGTGGAGAAAGCTGAAGAAGAGATTAATGAAgacgatgaggaggaggaggaagaggaagaggaggaggaagaagaggaggtaAAAGACATTGGCATAAAGCAATCAGGTCCCCAAACAGAGAAAGAAATTGACCTCAAAAAGGGGGTGGCAGATTTTGCCAGCTCTGATTGGGGTATGTTGCACTCAGATGAAGAGTACAGCAGTAACAAACATGACTCAGAAGTGACATCTCCTTTTAATGCTGAAGACAGCTGTATTGCGAAAGAGACAGGTGACTTTATCATGACTGAGGCAGACAGGGATCAGCCATTCACAGGGCCTCCTGGAATACAGTCATTTGGTAgtgaagatgaggaagaggatgaagaaGACGAGCATCTGAAGGAAGACATGGATCTAGAATTAGAGCATGATGATGAACATCACAAACAACAGAAAGACATAAATGTAGAAAATGAAGATGTAGATATGGTCCACAGGGGCATGGATGAGAGTGCACTTGGGGTTAGTAGAAATGACAAAGTTGAAGATGAAGATGACAATGATTACAGAGAGGAGAGTCATCTAGACCTCAACAGCATGGGTCACACTGCTCAAGCAACATCTATGCCTTTGACAGCAGCATGGAGTAATTCCAATCCATTCTCTGATTCCTGGGCTCAGCCTTCTTCCGTCCAGTCTGAATCAAACCTGTCAGCTTCAAGAGTTCAAGATCTAGACACACTCACCAAATTCCCAGGCGATCCAGATCCAACCACCACATTCCTAGCTGAACCAGATATAACCCCCAAATCCCCAACTGAAGATTTTCTGGACATGAGTCCATCCCTGATTCAGGCCTCTGAACCTCAGCTTGACCTCCAAGAGGAGACAGGGAGCTCAGTCCCAGTGGAGTCGGGTATCCTGGCTCCTCCTGCCATTGGAATGTCCCAGTCCAGCACCCTCAGTGGAACAGCCCTGGCTGCCCATAGCAGCAGTGAGACCAGCACACCTGAAGAGCTTCGAGATTATGACAGCAGCTCAGGTGTAGAATCCCGATCAGACAAGCAGCAGACGCCAGTCCCTGCCATGCCAACAGACATAGAGCAGGACTTAGGTATTCACCTTGAGCGAGGTGatggggaggaggaagaggcagAAACCCTACCAGCCGATGAAGTACTGGGTGATGCTGCAACAGCACCAGCCTCTGTACCATCATCACCATCAACCTCTGGTGATGAGGCCAGTGATATAGAGGGTGAGATGCAAATCACTGATCCTGATGTTGCAGTTGATGACAACGCAACAGATCCTGACAACCTCGCAGCtctggaggaggatgaggaggctcCTGAACGCATTGGAGAGGAAGATGGTGGTACGCCTCAGTCAGCAAACTCTGTGGCCTCGTATGGTTTTGACTGTTCCGCGTCCATCTCCAATGCCCACTCTATGGCTGAGAGCTGTGGAAAGAGTCCAGGCATCTTTAGCCTGGAAAATGAAGAGCAGCTTCCGGAAGAGGCCAAGGATCCCTCTTTCATTAAGGAACTCACCCTGCCAGCAGCTACCGCCTACAGTGATGACTTGTTGGGCTGCCCAGTGGATTTGCTGCCTATCAGCGAGCCCACAGAGAATGATGCTGGGTTTGATGAGCACTACATGATGTGCAGTAAGACAGACCCAGGCGCTATTGAGGAAATGGATCCTGAGTCCCCCATGCACCTCTCACCCCAACATGGGGACGATTCTGACGGCCAGCCACCGTATTACTCTGCTATATGTGATAAGACTGATAACTTTCTGGCAGGTAACGTATAA
- the prr36b gene encoding mucin-5AC isoform X9: MKPDGVDTAAMEPMEALNAGPAVEVMPVGEAQDQAVPATQTEGEPQQKEATNKPEKDKPVDPKAKTKVTAKTKTTTTGTKASTTTSRPTTGQSRLTNGAQKSQANGVTKKTTTAGLEKKASTTAATKKTVSSTSAPQTKVAEKKPVGMARPASAPANGVKTTGAAQPIKKATAAPVNGLKSKPKATAPAPRPATASTTKTSTTGSPKPDKPPVAKTARSAGSAPAARSSPAAPKPGTPTTASKTSTATSRPTTATPKTPSSTAKPSPAKTTAPSAGRTPTPKTTTPVKKDVSKQPSIPAAKKPTSSPLARPAPTKTTKSDTPKSASTVKAESVPKKPTTPSKVADVKTSKPKESKAIPSKEVSASPKTTGSKLSTKTSSPKKSVGSSTPMALKGGPKASQPVDATATEGEKKDVVPAVVAATTVAAAVVSVVTSEAAPEDSATAFVPAATEEAPEELLTQVNPAASEVKFEAPFTTPIHASSEDPKEDSNKMAKHVPAPTTIEEPEDKVTPVISDVTEETPEDSVTPVRPEEIPEDTTMSAILQEETVSHVISSEETSEEVTTPVIPPTSYEAREETISPVIPSEDTPEDVTTPVIPPTSYEAREETVSPVIPYEEVTTPAIPPTSYEAREETLSPGIPSEETPEDLTTSVIPPTSYEAREETVSPVISAAFEETPEVVTAAVIPPTSYEAAEESISPVISPATEEIPEETTASYIPPTSYEAPVENTSPVISPAFEEEPEDTVTPVVSPTSDEVKLVYPQDVPQRMDTYRDDNAMSQLEADVDYVSLEEPVPAVSPLGTTVLSPPSSPTRPPSMPVEHPRSTPFLSMQGPIEPWAETSSLCPSSVTIENEEQDEARQQDEESEQDNENNQDDIQMPSAAENLIKDFDLMGSTGGDHIKNAAPVSPLQVREEAVEKAEEEINEDDEEEEEEEEEEEEEEVKDIGIKQSGPQTEKEIDLKKGVADFASSDWGMLHSDEEYSSNKHDSEVTSPFNAEDSCIAKETGDFIMTEADRDQPFTGPPGIQSFGSEDEEEDEEDEHLKEDMDLELEHDDEHHKQQKDINVENEDVDMVHRGMDESALGVSRNDKVEDEDDNDYREESHLDLNSMGHTAQATSMPLTAAWSNSNPFSDSWAQPSSVQSESNLSASRVQDLDTLTKFPGDPDPTTTFLAEPDITPKSPTEDFLDMSPSLIQASEPQLDLQEETGSSVPVESGILAPPAIGMSQSSTLSGTALAAHSSSETSTPEELRDYDSSSGVESRSDKQQTPVPAMPTDIEQDLGIHLERGDGEEEEAETLPADEVLGDAATAPASVPSSPSTSGDEASDIEGEMQITDPDVAVDDNATDPDNLAALEEDEEAPERIGEEDGGTPQSANSVASYGFDCSASISNAHSMAESCGKSPGIFSLENEEQLPEEAKDPSFIKELTLPAATAYSDDLLGCPVDLLPISEPTENDAGFDEHYMMCSKTDPGAIEEMDPESPMHLSPQHGDDSDGQPPYYSAICDKTDNFLAGNV; this comes from the exons ATGAAACCGGATGGTGTTGACACGGCAGCAATGGAGCCAATGGAAGCATTAAATGCAGGTCCTGCGGTCGAGGTGATGCCGGTGGGCGAAGCTCAGGACCAGGCTGTGCCTGCGACGCAAACAGAAGGTGAACCGCAGCAAAAAGAGGCAACCAACAAGCCCGAAAAGGACAAGCCTGTGGATCCCAAAGCTAAGACGAAGGTTACTGCCAAAACAAAGACAACCACCACTGGAACCAAGGCATCTACAACCACCTCTCGTCCCACCACTGGCCAAAGCCGCCTGACAAATGGGGCACAGAAGTCGCAAGCTAATGGCGTCACAAAAAAGACCACCACAGCAGGCCTGGAGAAGAAAGCCTCAACCACGGCTGCCACTAAAAAAACAGTTAGCTCTACTTCTGCACCCCAAACCAAGGTGGCTGAGAAAAAGCCGGTGGGGATGGCGAGACCTGCCAGTGCTCCAGCCAATGGTGTGAAAACAACAGGGGCCGCACAGCCCATAAAGAAAGCCACTGCTGCACCAGTCAATGGTCTGAAGTCTAAACCAAAAGCTACAG CTCCAGCTCCAAGACCTGCCACTGCGTCCACCACCAAGACCAGCACCACTGGCTCTCCCAAACCTGATAAGCCACCTGTCGCCAAGACTGCCAG GTCGGCTGGCTCTGCTCCTGCTGCCCGTTCTTCCCCTGCTGCCCCTAAGCCTGGGACACCGACAACCGCCAGCAAGACATCTACAGCCACATCCAGGCCCACTACTGCAACACCCAAGACACCATCTTCTACCGCTAAACCTTCTCCTGCTAAAACCACAGCACCCTCTGCTGGCCGCACTCCCACTCCTAAGACCACAACACCTGTCAAGAAAG ATGTCAGTAAGCAGCCATCTATTCCAGCGGCCAAGAAGCCCACTTCTTCTCCACTTGCCAGGCCAGCACCAACCAAGACCACCAAGTCTGACACCCCTAAGTCAGCCTCCACTGTCAAGGCAGAATCAGTCCCAAAAAAACCCACCACCCCTAGCAAGGTGGCAGACGTTAAGACTAGTAAACCCAAGGAGAGCAAAGCAATACCTTCCAAGGAGGTTAGCGCAAGCCCCAAGACCACAGGCAGCAAGCTCAGCACTAAGACAAGCAGCCCAAAGAAGTCAGTTGGCAGTAGCACACCAATGGCATTGAAGGGTGGACCAAAAGCTTCCCAGCCTGTGGATGCAACAGCCACAGAGGGTGAGAAAAAGGATGTGGTACCGGCTGTGGTTGCAGCCACTACTGTAGCTGCTGCTGTTGTTTCTGTGGTGACCTCTGAGGCAGCACCTGAAGACTCAGCTACAGCTTTTGTTCCTGCTGCGACTGAAGAAGCACCTGAGGAATTATTAACCCAGGTCAATCCTGCTGCCTCTGAGGTGAAATTTGAAGCCCCATTTACAACTCCAATTCATGCTTCCTCTGAGGACCCTAAAGAGGATTCTAACAAAATGGCCAAACATGTCCCTGCCCCTACCACTATTGAAGAACCTGAAGACAAAGTTACACCTGTCATTTCCGATGTCACTGAGGAAACACCAGAAGACTCTGTTACACCTGTCCGTCCTGAAGAAATACCTGAAGACACAACTATGTCTGCCATTCTACAAGAGGAAACTGTTTCCCATGTAATTTCTTCTGAAGAAACATCTGAAGAAGTAACTACACCTGTCATTCCTCCTAC CTCTTATGAGGCACGAGAAGAAACTATTTCACCCGTCATTCCTTCTGAAGACACACCTGAAGATGTAACTACACCCGTTATCCCTCCTACCTCTTATGAGGCACGAGAAGAAACTGTTTCACCCGTCATTCCTTATGAAGAAGTAACTACACCTGCCATTCCTCCTACCTCTTATGAGGCACGAGAAGAAACTCTGTCACCTGGCATTCCTTCTGAAGAAACACCTGAAGACTTAACTACATCTGTCATTCCTCCTACCTCTTATGAGGCACGAGAAGAAACGGTTTCACCTGTAATTTCTGCTGCTTTTGAAGAAACACCTGAAGTTGTAACTGCAGCCGTCATTCCCCCTACCTCTTACGAGGCAGCTGAAGAATCAATTTCACCTGTCATTTCTCCTGCCACTGAAGAAATACCTGAAGAAACAACTGCATCATATATTCCCCCAACTTCTTATGAGGCACCTGTAGAAAACACTTCACCAGTAATTTCTCCAGCCTTTGAAGAGGAACCTGAAGACACTGTTACACCTGTTGTTTCTCCTACTTCTGATGAGGTGAAACTTGTCTATCCCCAGGACGTCCCCCAGAGGATGGACACTTATAGAGATGATAATGCCATGTCTCAGCTGGAGGCTGATGTAGACTATGTCAGTCTGGAGGAGCCAGTGCCTGCTGTTTCTCCCCTGGGAACCACAGTATTGTCCCCACCATCCTCTCCCACCAGACCACCATCCATGCCAGTCGAGCACCCAAGATCAACTCCCTTCCTGAGCATGCAGGGTCCAATTGAACCATGGGCAGAGACCTCTTCACTGTGCCCCAGTTCTGTGACCATAGAGAATGAGGAGCAGGATGAAGCAAGACAGCAAGATGAAGAAAGTGAGCAGGATAATGAAAACAATCAGGATGACATACAGATGCCCTCTGCAGCTGAGAATTTGATCAAAGACTTTGATCTGATGGGCTCCACTGGTGGGGATCACATCAAAAATGCAGCTCCTGTCTCTCCCTTACAAGTACGAGAGGAGGCGGTGGAGAAAGCTGAAGAAGAGATTAATGAAgacgatgaggaggaggaggaagaggaagaggaggaggaagaagaggaggtaAAAGACATTGGCATAAAGCAATCAGGTCCCCAAACAGAGAAAGAAATTGACCTCAAAAAGGGGGTGGCAGATTTTGCCAGCTCTGATTGGGGTATGTTGCACTCAGATGAAGAGTACAGCAGTAACAAACATGACTCAGAAGTGACATCTCCTTTTAATGCTGAAGACAGCTGTATTGCGAAAGAGACAGGTGACTTTATCATGACTGAGGCAGACAGGGATCAGCCATTCACAGGGCCTCCTGGAATACAGTCATTTGGTAgtgaagatgaggaagaggatgaagaaGACGAGCATCTGAAGGAAGACATGGATCTAGAATTAGAGCATGATGATGAACATCACAAACAACAGAAAGACATAAATGTAGAAAATGAAGATGTAGATATGGTCCACAGGGGCATGGATGAGAGTGCACTTGGGGTTAGTAGAAATGACAAAGTTGAAGATGAAGATGACAATGATTACAGAGAGGAGAGTCATCTAGACCTCAACAGCATGGGTCACACTGCTCAAGCAACATCTATGCCTTTGACAGCAGCATGGAGTAATTCCAATCCATTCTCTGATTCCTGGGCTCAGCCTTCTTCCGTCCAGTCTGAATCAAACCTGTCAGCTTCAAGAGTTCAAGATCTAGACACACTCACCAAATTCCCAGGCGATCCAGATCCAACCACCACATTCCTAGCTGAACCAGATATAACCCCCAAATCCCCAACTGAAGATTTTCTGGACATGAGTCCATCCCTGATTCAGGCCTCTGAACCTCAGCTTGACCTCCAAGAGGAGACAGGGAGCTCAGTCCCAGTGGAGTCGGGTATCCTGGCTCCTCCTGCCATTGGAATGTCCCAGTCCAGCACCCTCAGTGGAACAGCCCTGGCTGCCCATAGCAGCAGTGAGACCAGCACACCTGAAGAGCTTCGAGATTATGACAGCAGCTCAGGTGTAGAATCCCGATCAGACAAGCAGCAGACGCCAGTCCCTGCCATGCCAACAGACATAGAGCAGGACTTAGGTATTCACCTTGAGCGAGGTGatggggaggaggaagaggcagAAACCCTACCAGCCGATGAAGTACTGGGTGATGCTGCAACAGCACCAGCCTCTGTACCATCATCACCATCAACCTCTGGTGATGAGGCCAGTGATATAGAGGGTGAGATGCAAATCACTGATCCTGATGTTGCAGTTGATGACAACGCAACAGATCCTGACAACCTCGCAGCtctggaggaggatgaggaggctcCTGAACGCATTGGAGAGGAAGATGGTGGTACGCCTCAGTCAGCAAACTCTGTGGCCTCGTATGGTTTTGACTGTTCCGCGTCCATCTCCAATGCCCACTCTATGGCTGAGAGCTGTGGAAAGAGTCCAGGCATCTTTAGCCTGGAAAATGAAGAGCAGCTTCCGGAAGAGGCCAAGGATCCCTCTTTCATTAAGGAACTCACCCTGCCAGCAGCTACCGCCTACAGTGATGACTTGTTGGGCTGCCCAGTGGATTTGCTGCCTATCAGCGAGCCCACAGAGAATGATGCTGGGTTTGATGAGCACTACATGATGTGCAGTAAGACAGACCCAGGCGCTATTGAGGAAATGGATCCTGAGTCCCCCATGCACCTCTCACCCCAACATGGGGACGATTCTGACGGCCAGCCACCGTATTACTCTGCTATATGTGATAAGACTGATAACTTTCTGGCAGGTAACGTATAA